One window of the Micromonas commoda chromosome 11, complete sequence genome contains the following:
- a CDS encoding predicted protein → MKRFFQPAVPDPSKRAKGSGDDPTGLGGTAKGLGDNDKRSDPRSFVTWNANSLLGRLRKQPDKDALFEYLREKDLPDVICVQETWLPAAAPNRRGTLKDDTKAAREDAALIHLCLRQKPLSAYRPYWSCADVKRAGCAVLVKKDVDVVSVRRSLTASNGANGDVAHDEGRVLLLEFRSFVLLNTYAQNNGWTQESFAKRRRWDAEVHAFIAGNTAGATPRPRFDDSDLNATSRRFKPLMWTGDLNVCHKEIDVTHPRFFATQKPEGRKGKPPPETPTDPGDCGQPGFTRNERTRFERLVTAHALVDAYRRQRGDVKDAMTWMGHPGVVAVGKYRGMGMRLDYFFVETELANRVEVCEQATDGMGLAAMAERPASAFFGSDHCAVYLRLKDVPLDGAHDGGDGSGKSDGEGATTPTVGT, encoded by the exons atgAAGCGGTTCTTCCAGCCGGCGGTCCCGGACCCGAGCAAGCGCGCCAAGGGTTCGGGCGACGACCCGACGGGATTGGGAGGAACCGCCAAGGGATTGGGCGACAACGACAAGAGGTCAGATCCGCGCAGCTTCGTCACCTGGAACGCCAACTCGCTGCTGGGCAGGCTTCGCAAGCAGCCGGACAAGGACGCGCTGTTCGAGTACCTCCGTGAGAAGGATCTGCCGGACGTGATATGCGTCCAGGAGACGTGgctgccggcggcggctcccaACCG GCGCGGGACGCTCAAGGACGACACCaaagccgcgagggaggacgccgccctcaTCCACCTCTGCCTCCGCCAGAAGCCCCTCAGCGCCTACCGCCCCTACTGGTCCTGCGCCGACGTCAAGCGAGCAGGGTGCGCGGTGCTCGTAAAGAaagacgtcgacgtcgtctccgTGCGGCGGAGTTTAACGGCTTCAAACGGCGCaaacggcgacgtcgcgcacgacgagGGCAGGGTGCTGCTCCTCGAGTTCCGTTCGTTCGTCCTGTTGAACACGTACGCGCAGAACAACGGGTGGACGCAGGAATCGTTCGCGAAGCGCCGGCGAtgggacgcggaggtgcacgcgttcatcgcgggaAACACGGCtggcgcgacgcctcggccCCGGTTTGACGACTCGGACCTGAACGCCACGAGCCGCCGCTTCAAGCCGCTGATGTGGACCGGGGACCTGAACGTGTGCCACAAAGAGATCGACGTCACCCACCCGCGATTCTTCGCGACGCAAAAGCCGGAGGGGCGCAAggggaagccgccgccggagaccCCGACAGATCCCGGCGACTGCGGCCAACCCGGATTCACGCGCAACGAGCGAACGCGGTTCGAGCGACTCGTCACCgcccacgcgctcgtcgacgcgtacagacggcagcgcggtgacgttAAGGACGCGATGACGTGGATGGGACAtccgggcgtcgtcgccgtgggcaAGTACCGCGGCATGGGCATGCGTCTGGACTACTTCTTCGTGGAGACGGAGCTCGCGAATCGCGTCGAGGTTTGCGAGCAGGCGACGGACGGGATggggctcgcggcgatggcggagcggcccgcgtccgcgtttTTCGGGAGCGATCACTGCGCGGTGTACCTACGACTGAAAGATGTGCCTCTCGATGGCGCGCACGATGGCGGGGACGGGAGTGGGAAGAGCGAcggggagggcgcgacgacgccgacggttGGGACCTAA
- a CDS encoding predicted protein: MLATQGDSGESYWDGTAMRRVGSVPALRVIGFEASEHIQGLRVHSNTSPPLVSSPLARLLSLPADSKGGDGRDWSGYSSRSSGDSGNDTLSRSLSNDHIMSTTSSTNSDQGNSEEDLELHMFTAPTAPMDIPFARGHRHFRRNNISREKQPRRV, translated from the exons ATGCTCGCGACACAAGGCGACTCGGGCGAGTCGTACTGGGACGGGACCGCGATGCGGCGGGTCGGGTCGGTTCCGGCGCTGCGCGTCATCGGGTTCGAGGCGAGCGAACACATTCAGGGGTTACGGGTTCACAGCAACACCAGCCCGCCGCTCGTGTCGagcccgctcgcgcgcctgcTTTCGTTACCGGCGGACTCGAAGGGCGGAGATGGACGTGACTGGAGCGGGTactcctcgcggagctcgggcGACTCCGGTAACGACACGCTGTCGCGGTCGCTCAGCAACGACCACATCATGAGCACGACGTCCTCCACGAACAGCGACCAGGGGAACAGCGAGGAGGACTTGGAGCTCCACATGTTCACCGCGCCCACGGCGCCCATGGACATCCCGTTCGCCCGGGGGCACCGGCACTTCAGGAG GAACAACATCTCCCGCGAGAAGCAGCCTAGGAGAGTCTAG
- a CDS encoding predicted protein yields the protein MLAAANSKRHAELITRLKELVKGLDEGRFVASAPADADAAGAEISAEDVGDAELPATLTDDQVEEILAPLRLAMESKSPKVIRAALAALQRLIAHGMLSGDADLRDEDAGGADASSAPAAVALICAGAEIVDERCELECLKGLLAAVSSRSFRVHGRALLRVVRTCYNVHLGSKSEVNQATAKASLTQMLTVVFHRLETDDPSTLPPPIVVADLLGKNDLATHTKSATSDDSFENLAGYVQGLLNKAIADTNASIAGIAVAVGAVEPDDGCVDETRGKNEVTSREFDEESEPATPKSNVSVRSGSVTPRHSVGEGTDRSRAVLSARKTLENDAFLVFRALCKLAKKAGDLTVPAVLRGKTLSLELLKILLANAGPVFASTRRFVDATKEYVCDAVVTNAAPGVPVAYQLSLSIFLTLLEKFRSALKPEIGYFYPLLMLKPLEVVIGAPLAPYTQRQILLQCHRKLCGDAQLLVDLFVNYDCDLDSSNLFERTVNSVVRVAQGLPGVAEQTGQELARESMLAADALGCITKLLETLGGWVDDKLGVGAAADAAAKARKLAASRTEEGEDDGEEANPGGGNESAVVGIERAKASKAEYQRAIALFNKKPKKGVALMQKIGRLGETPEEIAAFLRHTPDLDKTVIGDYLGERDEPMLSVMHAYVDAMDFTDQTLDEGIRKFLEGFRLPGESQKIDRLMEKFAERFCKQNPGEYKSADTAYVLAFSVIMLNTDAHNPQVKNKMTKEGFLRNNRGIDDGADLPKEHLENLYDRIVNNEIRMKDEDPELLAQKAEMNAKDGASSFNRTMKDMSNRLGMDVLSQMMFGATKREQMVDASGFMEEVRERAKRDNGRFQTATDPSCVRPMLDVAWPAMLAVFSMSFEVSEAPATVDAALAGFSRMIHLTCVTGMTETRDAFVLPLANLTSLHSPGALRGKNVVAMRELLKVGMDNANTLGGAWTHCLKAVSRYDRLYNYAMGFDDVSLFTDEMSNGDRGGEGLGGGDGGGKRGGASRLFRKSGKGLGSGGRFGSPAFEPPPKEILEALTPDDASVVFGSTDQLDSEAVIEFVRALCEVAREELGARSPRVFSLAKLVEIAVMNMSIRPRIIWSRMWSVLADFFAEVGCHSNLRIAQYVVDSLRQLAMKFLERGELANYSFQNEFLRPFVVLMRQSDAPEIRELIIRCTSQMVSGHVDNVKSGWKSMFMIFTAAANDEERAVVQLAFETIERIIRDQFEHITETDATTFTDCVNCLIAFTNSPTAPEEVCLNAIAFLRFCALKLADGSLGKLELAQLGDDAADDTDGAFNTPPGSPDHRDSSRSPKKPRERERGATDFTDAELDLSYWFPLLAGLSELTFDARRDIRRSALEVLFDILKFHGDHFSPGFWARVYESILMPVFDHVRAEVCDADVQTASPFVQQSPHSPPSAGKPPAHPRHKPPPWDRNAEADAWLYQTCQHCLELVVDLTAQFYPAVTQSPDILPKFLALLSGLAVKNHEALAACGIGALSRLLLGAGHRFDENAWTIAIDALADAMNKTAPDAKGLVKENASGDMVPSASNGVKVEMTAEMEAAVVLGTHPSAWLRASGTCACHASTQRLLVSAAAEAYFRHGRRMSAGRLETLTSALERCAAHAADVNGDGELCGRLARATAAAAMAVAERPSLPDPPLVALEVEASQAALAVLLHLHTAGEEPGSASGGTKGVGDDASQSDAQAAAAAASRHRLAGLAMRILRDFARLASGEGGEAHVVAQARDEINARAPLAVDALKALARFSDDLFAEKVGEAFPALTALVRCEHAPAEVSRVLGEVFTAKIGPLVIGSLGKSRRRG from the exons atgctcgccgcggccaactCCAAGAGGCACGCGGAGCTCATCACCCGGCTCAAGGAGCTGGTGAAAGGGCTGGACGAGGGACGGTtcgtggcgtcggcgcccgcggacgcggacgccgctgGGGCTGAGATCTCGGCGGAGGATGTCGGGGACGCGGAGCTTCCGGCGACCCTCACGGACGATCAGGTCGAGgagatcctcgcgccgctgcGACTCGCCATGGAAAGCAAGTCCCCGAAGGtgatccgcgccgccctcgccgcgctgcagcgCCTCATCGCGCACGGCATGCTCAGCGGAGACGCCGACCTTCGCGACGAAGAtgcggggggcgcggacgcttcttcggcgccagct gccgtcgcGCTGATatgcgcgggcgccgagatTGTCGACGAGCGGTGCGAGCTCGAGTGCCTCAAGGGtttgctcgccgcggtctcgTCGCGGAGTTTCAGGGTGCACGGCAGGGCGCTGCTGAGGGTGGTGAGGACGTGCTACAACGTTCACCTCGGCAGCAAGAGCGAGGTGAACCAAGCCACCGCGAAGGCTTCGCTGACGCAGATGCTCACCGTGGTGTTTCACAGGCTCGAGACGGACGATCCCTCCACGCTCCCCCcgccgatcgtcgtcgccgaccttcTCGGCAAGAACGATCTCGCGACACATACCAAGTCCGCTACAAGCGACGACTCGTTCGAAAACCTCGCCGGATACGTCCAGGGTTTGCTGAACAAGGCCATAGCGGACACTAACGCCAGCatcgcgggcatcgccgtcgcggtgggcgcggtggaACCCGACGACGGGTGCGTCGACGAGACGCGGGGAAAGAACGAGGTGACGAGCAGAGAGTTTGACGAGGAGTcggagccggcgacgccaaagTCGAACGTCTCGGTTCGAAGCGGAAGCGTCACGCCGCGGCACAGCGTCGGGGAGGGAACCGATCGTTCGCGGGCGGTGTTGAGCGCGAGGAAAACGCTGGAGAACGACGCGTTTCTCGTGTTCCGCGCGCTGTGCAAGCTCGCCAAAAAGGCTGGGGACCTGACGGTGCCAGCGGTGCTCCGGGGGAAGACACTGTCGCTGGAGTTGCTGAAGATTCtgctcgcgaacgcgggtCCGGTGTTCGCGTCGACCAGGCGGttcgtggacgcgacgaaggaGTACGTCTGCGACGCCGTGGTGaccaacgccgcgccgggggtgcCGGTGGCGTACCAGCTGTCGCTGTCAATCTTCCTCACGCTTCTCGAGAAATTTCGCTCGGCGCTCAAGCCCGAGATTGGCTACTTTTATCCGCTCCTCATGCTCAAGCCGCTGGAGGTTGTCATCGGCGCTCCGTTGGCGCCGTACACCCAGCGGCAGATCCTGCTGCAGTGCCACCGTAAGCtctgcggcgacgcgcagctcCTCGTGGACCTCTTCGTCAACTACGACTGCGACCTGGACTCCTCCAACCTCTTCGAGCGGACCGTCAACTCTGTGGTGAGGGTCGCGCAAGGTCTGCCGGGGGTCGCCGAACAGACCGGtcaggagctcgcgcgggagagcatgctcgccgccgacgcgctcgggtgcATAACCAAGCTCCTGGAGACCCTCGGCGGGTGGGTGGACGATAAGCTGGgcgtcggagccgccgcggatgcggcggccaaggctcgAAAACTCGCAGCTTCGAGAACCGAGGaaggcgaagacgacggagAGGAGGCGAATCCGGGGGGGGGGAACGAGAGCGCGGTGGTCGGCatcgagcgcgccaaggcgagCAAGGCGGAGTACCAGCGGGCCATCGCGCTGTTCAACAAGAAACCCAagaagggcgtcgcgctgatGCAGAAGATTGGGCGGCTCGGGGAGACGCCAGAGGAAATCGCCGCGTTTCTGCGGCACACCCCGGATCTCGACAAGACGGTCATAGGCGACTACCTGGGCGAGCGGGACGAGCCGATGCTGTCGGTGATGCACGcgtacgtcgacgcgatggacttCACTGACCAGACCCTCGACGAGGGCATCAGAAAATTTCTGGAAGGCTTCCGACTACCCGGGGAGTCGCAGAAGATTGATCGGCTCATGGAGAAGTTCGCGGAGAGGTTCTGCAAGCAAAACCCGGGCGAGTACAAATCGGCGGACACCGCGTACGTGCTCGCCTTCTCGGTGATCATGCTCAACACCGACGCACACAACCCGCAGGTGAAGAACAAGATGACGAAGGAGGGTTTCCTGCGAAACAAccgcggcatcgacgacggcgcggacttACCCAAGGAGCACCTCGAAAACCTCTACGATCGAATCGTGAACAACGAGATTCGCATGAAGGACGAGGACCCGGAGTTGCTCGCGCAAAAGGCGGAGATGAACGCCAaggacggcgcgagctccttcaaCCGCACGATGAAGGACATGAGCAACAGGCTCGGCATGGACGTGCTGTCGCAGATGATGTTCGGGGCGACCAAGAGGGAACAGATGGTCGACGCCAGCGGGTTCATGGAGGAGGTGCGGGAGCGCGCCAAACGGGATAACGGTCGGTTTCAGACCGCCACGGACCCCTCGTGCGTCAGGCCCATGCTAGACGTCGCGTGGccggcgatgctcgcggtgTTCTCCATGTCCTTCGAGGTTTCCGAAGCCCCGGccaccgtcgacgcggcgctcgccggtTTCAGCCGCATGATCCACCTCACGTGCGTGACGGGCATGACGGAGACGCGGGACGCGTTCGTGCTCCCGCTCGCTAACCTCACGTCCTTACACTCCCCGGGGGCGCTGAGGGGCAAGAACGTGGTCGCCATGCGCGAGCTGCTGAAAGTCGGGATGGATAACGCCAacaccctcggcggcgcgtggacgcACTGCCTCAAGGCGGTGTCGCGATACGACAGGCTGTACAACTACGCCATGGgcttcgacgacgtctcCCTGTTTACCGACGAAATGTCCAACGGCGAcaggggcggcgaggggctgggcggcggcgacggcggaggcaAGAGGGGCGGCGCCAGTCGGCTGTTCCGGAAGAGCGGGAAGGGCTTAGGGTCTGGCGGTCGTTTCGGGTCCCCCGCC TTTGAACCTCCGCCCAAGGAGATCCTCGAGGCCCtcacccccgacgacgcgtcagTGGTCTTCGGCAGCACCGATCAGCTCGACTCCGAGGCGGTGATTGAATTCGTGCGGGCGCTCTGCGAGGTTGCgagggaggagctcggcgcgaggtCCCCGCGGGTGTTTTCGCTCGCAAAGCTCGTGGAGATCGCGGTGATGAACATGAGCATCCGACCGAGGATCATATGGAGCAGGATGTGGTCCGTGCTCGCGGATTTCTTCGCCGAGGTTGGATGCCACTCGAACCTGCGAATAGCGCAGTACGTCGTGGATTCTCTGCGGCAGCTCGCGATGAAATTTTTGGAGCGGGGAGAGCTGGCGAACTACTCGTTCCAGAACGAGTTTCTCAGGCCGTTCGTCGTGCTGATGCGGcagagcgacgcgccggagaTCAGGGAGCTGATCATACGATGCACGTCGCAGATGGTGAGCGGGCACGTGGACAACGTCAAGAGCGGCTGGAAGAGCATGTTCATgatcttcaccgccgcggccaacgacgaggagcgcgccgtcgtgcaACTCGCCTTCGAGACGATCGAGAGGATAATCCGCGATCAGTTCGAGCACATcaccgagacggacgcgacgacgtttACCGACTGCGTAAACTGCCTCATCGCGTTCACCAACTCGCCCAcggcgcccgaggaggtTTGCCTCAACGCGATTGCTTTTTTGCGGTTCTGCGCGttgaagctcgcggacggcAGCCTCGGGAAGTtggagctcgcgcagctcggggacgacgccgccgacgacaccgACGGCGCGTTCAACACCCCGCCGGGATCGCCCGACCACCGCGACTCGTCCAGGTCCCCGAAGAAGCCGCGAGAACGGgagaggggcgcgacggacttCACGGATGCGGAGCTCGACCTGAGCTACTGGTTCCCGCTCCTGGCGGGCCTGTCCGAGCTCACcttcgacgcgaggcgggaCATACGACGAagcgcgctcgaggtccTGTTCGACATACTCAAGTTCCACGGCGACCACTTCTCGCCGGGGTTCTGGGCCAGGGTCTACGAGAGCATCCTGATGCCCGTGTTTGACCACGTCCGAGCCGAGGTttgcgacgccgacgtccaaACCGCCTCCCCATTCGTCCAACAATCCCCGCACTCACCCCCGTCCGCCGGGAAACCGCCCGCGCATCCCAGGCACAAACCCCCCCCGTGGGACCGaaacgccgaggcggacgcgtggCTGTACCAAACCTGCCAGCACTGCCTGGAGCTGGTCGTGGACCTCACCGCGCAGTTCTacccggcggtgacgcagTCGCCGGACATCCTGCCCAAGTTTCTGGCGCTGCTGTCCGGGTTGGCGGTGAAGAACCAcgaggctctcgcggcgtgcgggaTCGGCGCCCTGTCCCGCCTAttgctcggcgccggccacAGGTTCGACGAAAACGCGTGGACcatcgccatcgacgcgctcgccgacgcgatgaacAAGACGGCGCCGGATGCGAAGGGACTGGTCAAGGAGAACGCGTCGGGCGACATGGTGCCGTCCGCTTCCAACGGCGTTAAGGTCGAGATGAcggcggagatggaggctgccgtcgtcctcggcacGCACCCGAGCGCGTGGCTGAGGGCGAGCGGCACGTGCGCGTGCCACGCCTCCACGCAGCGTCTGctggtgagcgccgcggctgaggcgTACTTTCGGCACGGTCGGCGGATGAGCGCGGGGAGGTTGGAGACGCTGACGTCAGCGCTGGAACGatgcgccgcgcacgccgcggacgtcaacggcgacggcgagctgtGCGGAcggctggcgcgggcgacggcggcggcggcgatggcggtcgccgagcgcccgTCCCTC CCGgacccgccgctcgtcgcgctcgaggtggaggcgtcgcaggcggcgctcgcggtgttGCTCCACCTGCAcaccgccggggaggagCCCGGGAGCGCGAGTGGGGGAACGAAGGGCGTAGGGGACGATGCGTCGCAGAGCGAcgcgcaggctgcggcggcggcggcgtcgcgccaccgcctcgccggtCTCGCGATGCGAATCCTCCGCGACTTtgcgcggctcgcgtcgggcgagggcggcgaggctcatGTCGTCGCCCAGGCGAGGGACGAGATcaacgcgagggcgccgctcgcggtggacgcgttgaAGGCGTTGGCGAGGTTCTCGGACGACTTGTTTGCGGAGAAGGTTGGGGAGGCGTTTCCGGCGTTGACGGCGCTGGTGAGGTGCGAGCACGCCCCGGCGGAGGTGAGCAGGGTGCTCGGGGAGGTTTTCACCGCGAAGATCGGTCCGCTCGTGATCGGTTCGTTGGGTAAGAGTCGACGAAGGGGATGA
- a CDS encoding predicted protein has protein sequence DAFLSSISMILVSELGDETFIIAAIMAMRHPRVIILAGALGALAVMTVLSTALGLIVPNLISQNVVNKCAFVLYTFFGCRLLYIAWRADPNASIQEEMQEVEEKLEAGAGGQGRMMGRVRRILGRVCTPIFLEAFVLTFLAEWGDRSQITTIALAAHKNPYGVAIGGTIGHAFCTGLAVVGGRIIALRISQRLVA, from the coding sequence GACGCGTTCCTCAGCTCCATCTCCATGATTCTCGtctccgagctcggcgacgagaccttcatcatcgccgccataATGGCCAtgcggcacccgcgggtcatcatcctcgccggcgcgctcggcgcgctcgcagTCATGACCGTCCTGtccaccgcgctcgggctCATCGTCCCGAACCTCATCTCCCAGAACGTCGTCAACAAGTGCGCGTTCGTCTTGTACACCTTCTTCGGGTGCCGTCTCCTGTACATCGCGTGGCGGGCGGATCCCAACGCGAGCATCCAGGAGGAGATgcaggaggtggaggagaagctcgaagcgggcgcggggggccaGGGGCGGATGATGGGACGGGTACGACGGATCCTCGGGAGGGTGTGCACGCCCATCTTCCTCGAGGCTTTCGTCCTGACCTTCCTCGCGGAGTGGGGGGATCGGAGCCAGATCACGACGATCGCGTTGGCGGCGCACAAGAACCCATACGGCGTGGCCATCGGGGGAACAATCGGGCACGCGTTCTGCACCGGGCTGGCGGTGGTCGGGGGTAGGATCATCGCGCTGAGAATCAGCCAGCGGctggtggcg
- a CDS encoding predicted protein codes for MSAAALTITAPAITARAVRGTGARAPSRGSAVVRRATMKGAPDTALSSANQITDDDVSSWEEIDRQIFNMCAKYAGDSSVNPRIMAATELGRDKTYEALDDITVVEVYQAAYDGGLDECTTIIDTHLRMLAECIIQDDVELVRAVYDKFRRLPPLLQKSSLIATAAVAEAGLLFVREEYELVEAMLRDEVGGDDASEEAKMEYDKSKVIIDVMDRVIAVMHEEKGEVNGEIVSSMPSVAK; via the coding sequence atgtccgccgcggccctcacgatcaccgcccccgcgatcaccgcgcgcgcggtccgcgggaccggcgcgcgcgcgccttcccgcggctccgccgtcgtccggcgcgccACCATGAAGGGCGCTCCGGACACCGCGCTGAGCTCGGCGAATCAgatcaccgacgacgacgtgtcgTCCTGGGAGGAGATCGACCGCCAGATCTTCAACATGTGCGCCAAGTACGCGGGCGACAGCAGCGTCAACCCCCGCATCATGGCCGCCACCGAGCTCGGCCGCGACAAGACCTACGAGGCTCTGGACGACAtcaccgtcgtcgaggtgTACCAGGCGGCGTACGACGGCGGCCTGGACGAGTGCACCACGATCATCGACACCCACCTTCGCATGCTCGCCGAGTGCATCATccaggacgacgtcgagctggTGCGCGCTGTGTACGACAAGTTCCGCAGGCTCCCGCCCCTCCTCCAGAAATCCTCCctcatcgccaccgcggcggtcgccgaggctgggcTCCTCTTTGTCAGGGAGGAgtacgagctcgtcgaggccaTGCTGCGAgacgaggtcggcggcgacgacgcgtcggaagAGGCTAAGATGGAGTACGACAAGTCGAAGGTGATCATCGACGTGATGGACAGGGTCATCGCGGTGATGCACGAGGAGAAGGGGGAGGTCAACGGCGAGATCGTCTCGTCCATGCCCTCCGTCGCCAAGTGA